The following coding sequences are from one Megamonas funiformis window:
- the ylqF gene encoding ribosome biogenesis GTPase YlqF: MEENMQYDDLGTLAQLNWFPGHMAKAKRIIVENLKLVDVVIELRDARIPNSSANPILKDLIGKKPHLIALNKIDLADNNINNKWEEYFTSMGKSVVKINSLDGKGIRQLVTVADELAKVKTAKFANKGVKPRNARVMIVGIPNVGKSSLINRLSGSASLKTADKPGVTRAKQWIKIKNNLDLLDTPGILWPKFEDPEVGLNLAFTGAISDEVYDIERAAEILLWRLKDDYAKNIKERYKIDEIPQTSEELFTLVGKKRGFLQKGGIVDTEKTAIAVLKDFRAGKLGKISLERP, encoded by the coding sequence ATGGAAGAAAATATGCAATATGATGATTTAGGAACACTTGCTCAATTAAATTGGTTCCCTGGGCATATGGCAAAAGCTAAACGCATTATTGTGGAAAATTTAAAATTAGTTGATGTGGTCATTGAGCTTCGTGATGCTCGTATTCCTAACAGCAGTGCAAATCCAATTTTAAAAGATTTAATTGGTAAAAAACCGCATTTAATCGCTTTGAATAAAATTGATTTAGCAGATAATAATATCAATAATAAATGGGAAGAATATTTCACATCTATGGGTAAATCTGTGGTGAAAATCAATTCTTTAGATGGTAAAGGTATTCGTCAATTAGTAACTGTAGCAGATGAATTGGCAAAGGTAAAAACTGCTAAATTCGCTAATAAAGGTGTAAAACCTCGTAATGCTCGTGTAATGATTGTAGGTATTCCAAATGTAGGGAAATCTTCTTTAATAAATAGATTATCTGGCAGTGCTTCATTGAAAACTGCTGATAAACCTGGTGTTACACGTGCAAAACAGTGGATTAAAATAAAAAATAATCTTGATTTATTGGATACTCCAGGTATTTTATGGCCAAAATTTGAAGATCCTGAAGTGGGATTGAATTTAGCTTTTACTGGAGCTATCAGTGATGAAGTTTATGATATTGAACGTGCTGCTGAAATCTTATTATGGCGTTTAAAAGATGATTATGCTAAAAATATAAAAGAACGCTATAAAATAGATGAAATTCCACAAACTAGTGAAGAATTATTTACTTTGGTAGGCAAAAAACGTGGATTTTTACAAAAAGGCGGTATTGTAGATACTGAAAAAACTGCTATTGCTGTGCTTAAGGATTTTAGAGCAGGAAAATTAGGAAAAATCTCTTTGGAAAGACCTTGA
- a CDS encoding PDZ domain-containing protein: MKKILVLFMLLMVITANCFASSINQEFENTNIEQVKHGIVKAISIFSAKTNLVEKDDNTIVLFNVVDTVDKNNKFMYRDKKDIICELVQKGNNVEMTLSSKYERIYANGTNEVEEYDNVKELKAVLNSVKRVFFDSYVYGIASSREIKDNGVIINVAENSPAAKAGMKTGDCLISINGKSVVDNFEDFNMGQLVDIFSSEPATFVIVQDGIEKTIVVEPDKINAIGVK; encoded by the coding sequence ATGAAAAAGATTTTAGTTTTATTCATGCTGTTAATGGTAATTACCGCTAATTGTTTTGCTAGTAGTATTAATCAAGAATTTGAAAACACAAATATCGAGCAAGTGAAACATGGTATAGTCAAAGCTATAAGTATATTTTCGGCAAAAACTAATTTAGTAGAAAAAGATGATAATACAATTGTATTGTTTAATGTTGTGGATACTGTAGATAAAAATAATAAATTTATGTATCGTGATAAAAAAGATATTATTTGTGAATTGGTACAAAAAGGCAATAATGTAGAAATGACACTTTCTAGTAAATATGAAAGAATTTATGCTAATGGCACTAATGAAGTTGAAGAATATGATAATGTCAAAGAATTAAAGGCAGTATTAAATTCTGTGAAACGTGTATTTTTTGATAGTTACGTTTATGGAATAGCTTCTAGTCGTGAAATTAAAGATAATGGAGTTATTATAAATGTAGCAGAAAATTCTCCAGCAGCAAAAGCTGGTATGAAAACAGGTGATTGTTTAATTAGCATCAATGGTAAAAGTGTAGTCGATAATTTTGAAGATTTTAATATGGGACAATTAGTCGATATATTTTCATCTGAACCTGCAACTTTTGTAATTGTTCAAGATGGCATAGAAAAAACTATTGTAGTAGAGCCAGATAAAATAAATGCTATAGGTGTAAAATAA
- a CDS encoding aldo/keto reductase has protein sequence MENLKKLGFGCMRLPMLDMENNKVDMEQFCKMVDTFMAKGFKYFDTAYMYHNYQSELFVKEALVKRYPRESFLLADKLPTMQLKSIEDNKRIFDEQLEKCGVDYFDYYLLHCLDVDNYAKVKEFKSMDFLRQMKAEGKIKKLGFSFHDTAEFLEKILLEIGEDIEFVQLQINYLDWESDSVQSRKCYEVCQKYHKPVIVMEPIKGGKLVNIPQAGIDLLKAQDEKMSVASWAIRFASSLDDVFMVLSGMSTWEQLEDNLSYMEDFKPLTKEEIETTFKVAKIINDTTAIACTACNYCKENCPMQIQIPEIFELYNNEKRFGMASGSKKKYQDMIKTHAKASDCIECRSCEGHCPQHLTIVDYLKTVAKTFED, from the coding sequence ATGGAAAATTTGAAGAAACTTGGTTTTGGCTGTATGCGTTTACCTATGCTTGATATGGAAAATAACAAGGTAGATATGGAGCAATTTTGTAAAATGGTTGATACTTTTATGGCAAAGGGCTTTAAGTATTTTGATACTGCTTATATGTACCATAATTATCAAAGTGAGTTATTTGTAAAGGAAGCTTTAGTTAAAAGATATCCACGAGAAAGCTTTTTATTGGCGGATAAATTACCTACAATGCAGTTGAAATCCATAGAAGATAATAAACGTATTTTTGATGAGCAATTAGAAAAATGTGGTGTGGATTATTTTGATTATTATTTATTGCATTGTTTAGATGTTGATAATTATGCAAAGGTCAAAGAATTTAAATCTATGGATTTTCTGCGTCAAATGAAAGCGGAAGGTAAGATTAAAAAATTAGGTTTTTCTTTTCATGATACAGCAGAATTTTTGGAAAAGATTTTACTTGAAATTGGTGAAGATATTGAATTTGTACAGTTACAGATAAATTATCTTGATTGGGAAAGCGATAGCGTGCAATCTCGCAAATGTTATGAAGTATGCCAAAAATATCATAAACCTGTGATTGTTATGGAACCTATAAAAGGCGGTAAATTGGTAAATATTCCGCAGGCTGGTATAGATTTATTGAAAGCTCAAGATGAAAAAATGTCAGTGGCTTCATGGGCAATTCGTTTTGCTAGTAGCTTAGATGATGTATTTATGGTGCTTTCTGGCATGTCAACGTGGGAACAATTGGAAGATAATTTGAGCTATATGGAAGATTTTAAACCGCTTACTAAAGAAGAAATTGAAACAACTTTTAAAGTGGCAAAAATCATCAATGATACAACAGCTATTGCTTGTACAGCTTGTAATTATTGTAAAGAAAATTGTCCAATGCAAATTCAAATACCAGAGATTTTTGAGTTATATAATAATGAAAAACGTTTTGGCATGGCGTCTGGCAGTAAGAAAAAATATCAAGATATGATAAAAACTCATGCGAAAGCTTCTGATTGTATTGAATGTAGAAGTTGTGAAGGTCATTGTCCGCAACATTTGACAATTGTTGATTATCTAAAAACAGTTGCTAAAACTTTTGAAGATTAA
- a CDS encoding N-acetylmuramoyl-L-alanine amidase family protein, which translates to MLKIFINPGHDMDLDPGACANNIREVDIALAIGEKLKKTMEVIGYPCQILQSDNLNGETEGKPNVCATANNSGADIFVSIHCNSAVNASAKGTETLIYSTGGKAELLAKCIQAQIVNSLNMVDRGIKERPDLCVLRETSMPAVLVETAFISNQEDAYKLMYRIEEFANAIARGITDAEKLF; encoded by the coding sequence ATGTTAAAAATTTTTATCAATCCTGGGCATGATATGGATTTAGACCCTGGAGCTTGTGCGAATAATATTAGAGAAGTAGATATTGCTTTAGCTATTGGCGAAAAATTAAAAAAGACAATGGAAGTAATCGGCTATCCGTGTCAAATTCTTCAATCTGATAACCTCAATGGAGAAACAGAGGGGAAACCTAATGTCTGTGCCACTGCAAATAATAGTGGTGCAGATATTTTTGTATCTATTCATTGCAATAGTGCAGTTAATGCTAGTGCAAAAGGAACAGAAACGCTTATCTACAGTACAGGTGGTAAGGCGGAACTATTAGCTAAATGTATTCAGGCACAAATTGTTAATTCTCTTAATATGGTGGACCGTGGCATTAAAGAACGTCCAGATTTGTGTGTATTAAGAGAAACTAGTATGCCTGCGGTATTAGTAGAAACAGCATTTATTTCAAATCAAGAAGATGCTTATAAACTTATGTATAGAATAGAAGAATTTGCTAATGCTATCGCTAGAGGTATAACTGACGCAGAAAAATTATTTTAA
- a CDS encoding phage holin family protein — protein sequence MYEQIINFVSSLIPTKLETYVGGGVAFVGVLLQHFIGQWNNQIEILLIFMIIDYITGLSAAYIMSNVYLDSRKGFKGIIKKMVILCLVILAHQMDVLIGQDTLIKNVVLLFFIGNEGLSILENASNCGLPVPKKLKDTLAQFTEIKAKK from the coding sequence ATGTATGAGCAAATTATAAATTTTGTTAGTTCGTTAATTCCTACTAAATTAGAAACGTATGTTGGAGGAGGTGTTGCCTTTGTGGGAGTTTTATTGCAGCACTTTATAGGGCAATGGAACAATCAGATAGAAATATTGTTAATTTTTATGATTATTGATTATATTACAGGTCTAAGTGCTGCATATATAATGTCTAATGTTTACTTAGATAGTAGGAAAGGTTTCAAAGGTATTATCAAGAAAATGGTTATTCTTTGCTTGGTAATATTAGCACATCAGATGGATGTATTAATTGGGCAGGACACATTGATAAAAAATGTTGTCTTGCTCTTTTTTATTGGAAATGAAGGCTTAAGTATTTTAGAAAATGCTAGCAATTGTGGTTTGCCAGTTCCTAAAAAATTAAAAGATACTTTGGCTCAATTTACAGAAATAAAGGCAAAAAAATGA
- a CDS encoding tyrosine-type recombinase/integrase, protein MNNKRLKLPNGFGSITKKSGRRRRPYEIRKFIDGRQKVIGYETTYESALAFLCEYNKNPLLFSPSEITFDELFCLVKAYLYPRIKERTQSSYNCAYKHLNRLYDKQFAKIRIGDLQSAIRDIHDNGAGYSTQKKARQVLHHMYTYAVKYEIIPPEKDISRYIDIDKDKKVYKKTIFNTRQIYKLFRATDEHRYAKMILMHMMLGTRPSEFLAIEKTDVKLRQRYLIIRESKTEAGRNRIIPLHKQTLPFWIEFLAENNKYIATDNNGIHLNYSRFRTRFDKTLIELKIKRHTPHECRHTLASLLNNADANPTAIKRILGHASSNITEKHYTHKDLHQLKKAMDLIVFKY, encoded by the coding sequence TTGAATAATAAAAGATTAAAATTACCTAATGGTTTTGGTAGTATTACCAAAAAAAGTGGTCGACGTAGACGTCCCTATGAAATAAGAAAATTCATTGATGGACGTCAAAAAGTTATAGGTTATGAAACAACCTATGAAAGTGCGTTAGCTTTTTTATGTGAATATAATAAAAATCCCTTACTTTTTTCTCCATCTGAAATTACTTTTGATGAACTATTCTGCTTGGTAAAAGCTTATTTATATCCACGTATTAAAGAACGTACACAATCTAGCTATAATTGTGCATATAAACATCTAAATCGTTTATATGATAAACAGTTTGCTAAAATTCGTATTGGTGATTTACAATCTGCAATACGTGATATACATGATAATGGTGCTGGATATAGTACACAAAAGAAAGCTAGACAAGTTCTACATCACATGTATACCTACGCAGTGAAGTATGAGATAATTCCACCAGAAAAAGATATTAGTCGGTATATTGATATAGACAAAGATAAAAAAGTCTATAAAAAAACCATATTCAATACCCGACAGATTTATAAACTTTTCCGAGCCACCGATGAACACCGATATGCCAAAATGATACTAATGCACATGATGTTAGGTACTCGTCCTAGTGAATTTTTAGCAATAGAAAAAACTGATGTAAAGCTTAGACAACGTTACCTAATAATAAGAGAAAGTAAGACAGAAGCTGGCAGAAATAGAATTATTCCATTGCATAAACAAACATTACCTTTTTGGATAGAATTTTTAGCAGAAAACAATAAATATATTGCTACAGATAATAACGGCATACATCTCAATTATAGCCGTTTTCGTACTCGCTTCGATAAAACCCTTATAGAGTTAAAAATAAAGCGCCATACACCACATGAATGCAGACACACACTTGCGAGCTTATTAAATAACGCAGACGCTAATCCAACCGCAATAAAAAGAATACTAGGACACGCCAGCAGTAATATAACAGAAAAACACTATACACATAAGGACCTGCACCAACTAAAAAAAGCAATGGATTTAATAGTGTTTAAATATTAA
- a CDS encoding gp53-like domain-containing protein, with product MLQENNFFRCSILPIVNYVNNGGFNQIIYRNITKITLPITFVNPFIALATPYNDDKDVSGNYLAGFAIRNLTNTDFKINQADVGLYASWIAIGY from the coding sequence ATGTTACAGGAAAATAATTTTTTCCGTTGTTCCATTCTCCCCATTGTCAATTATGTGAACAATGGAGGATTTAATCAGATTATTTACAGAAATATTACTAAAATAACCTTGCCAATAACTTTTGTTAATCCGTTTATAGCATTAGCAACTCCTTACAATGATGATAAAGATGTATCAGGAAATTATCTAGCAGGCTTTGCTATTAGAAATTTAACAAATACAGATTTTAAGATAAATCAGGCTGATGTTGGATTATATGCTAGTTGGATAGCTATAGGATATTAA
- a CDS encoding gp53-like domain-containing protein, which produces MNAEELKTEFGLEFPTEIDGYKRPGALENGHDWFLEIPQIIAKDKVLYTGMNLILSALLSNEKLLKQWHDTLQNVVNEQDWRVVTDSLKGYMTPELKKKLDGIATGANNYIHPSSHPATMITQDATHRFVTDTEKNTWNGKASTAVVSTSANGLAPKRDGNASHFLAGDGTWKAVPSASSAASATKATQDSRGQQIDTTYVKGVTGSNATLTVTKGNGSTSSVTVNNVANATNANIVTEKAITGNTLASALPVGMTWSKVYNNGFPCAYGNCLSIRGAGAIQIVTEWSGGDATPANMYYRNARDSSIDKWSAWRTLAHTGGTISNATTASKLGTGTVGSGVKPIYLNAGSPVASGSTVGNANRPIYMNGGTLSQCSIDLSTLAPKASPALTGSPTAPTQGTSDNSTKIATTAFVRNLINQFKTDGTLGGIVGGSLTQNGWVKFSNGLILQWGFDNRHINRRTITLPISFNNFSIIVASGINTDESANCGYHINTKALNSFSYLYGVSVCYIALGI; this is translated from the coding sequence TTGAACGCTGAAGAATTAAAAACAGAGTTCGGGCTCGAGTTCCCGACAGAAATAGACGGTTATAAACGCCCTGGAGCATTAGAAAACGGTCATGACTGGTTTTTAGAAATTCCACAGATTATCGCAAAAGATAAAGTGTTGTACACCGGCATGAACTTAATCCTTAGTGCGCTCCTATCCAATGAAAAACTGCTTAAGCAGTGGCATGATACCCTGCAAAACGTGGTAAATGAACAGGACTGGCGAGTAGTTACGGACAGTTTAAAGGGCTACATGACACCGGAGTTGAAGAAAAAGCTGGACGGCATAGCAACAGGAGCAAACAATTATATACACCCTAGTTCGCATCCTGCCACCATGATTACTCAGGACGCGACGCATAGATTTGTAACGGATACTGAAAAAAATACATGGAATGGCAAAGCAAGTACCGCTGTTGTATCTACTAGTGCAAACGGACTTGCACCGAAAAGAGATGGCAATGCAAGCCACTTTTTAGCGGGAGATGGAACATGGAAAGCAGTTCCTTCTGCGTCCAGCGCGGCAAGTGCCACCAAAGCCACGCAGGACAGCCGTGGGCAACAGATAGATACAACATATGTAAAAGGGGTTACGGGAAGCAATGCAACATTAACAGTTACAAAAGGAAATGGAAGTACAAGCAGTGTAACTGTAAATAACGTTGCTAATGCTACAAATGCAAATATAGTTACGGAAAAAGCCATAACAGGAAATACACTTGCCAGCGCATTACCTGTTGGCATGACATGGAGTAAAGTTTATAATAATGGTTTCCCGTGTGCTTATGGTAATTGTCTATCTATTAGAGGAGCTGGCGCAATACAAATTGTGACGGAATGGAGCGGCGGTGATGCTACGCCTGCTAATATGTATTATAGAAATGCCAGAGACAGTAGTATTGATAAATGGAGTGCGTGGAGGACTTTGGCACATACGGGCGGAACAATCTCCAACGCCACTACAGCAAGCAAATTGGGAACGGGAACCGTGGGTAGTGGCGTAAAACCTATTTATTTAAATGCAGGTTCACCGGTAGCAAGTGGAAGCACTGTCGGCAATGCCAATAGACCGATTTACATGAATGGTGGCACATTGTCGCAGTGCAGTATTGATTTATCAACCTTAGCACCAAAAGCAAGCCCCGCACTTACAGGAAGCCCAACCGCACCGACGCAAGGCACTTCGGATAACAGCACTAAAATCGCTACGACCGCATTTGTCCGAAACCTCATTAATCAATTTAAAACGGACGGCACACTCGGTGGTATTGTTGGTGGTAGTTTAACACAAAATGGTTGGGTTAAATTTAGTAATGGTCTAATTCTACAATGGGGATTTGATAATCGTCATATTAATAGACGAACAATTACATTGCCAATAAGTTTTAATAATTTTTCAATCATAGTAGCTTCTGGTATTAATACTGATGAAAGTGCTAATTGTGGTTACCATATAAATACTAAAGCTTTAAATAGTTTTTCATATCTATATGGAGTCTCTGTATGTTATATAGCATTGGGTATTTAA